A portion of the Colius striatus isolate bColStr4 chromosome 1, bColStr4.1.hap1, whole genome shotgun sequence genome contains these proteins:
- the WBP4 gene encoding WW domain-binding protein 4 isoform X1 yields the protein MADYWKSQPKKFCDYCKCWIADNRPSIEFHERGKNHKENVAKRISEIKKKSLEKAKEEENMSKEFAAMEEAAMKAYQEDLKRLGIKPDEVGPSSTQTKTQSNTLETKVKKEKKEKKEKKEKKKKSSQDTSVLPKTEKKEWVQGLSPEGYTYYYNTKTGESQWEKPKGFQGNSQNSQTVAEWVEGVTEDGHTYYYNTQTGVSTWEKPAGFVSSSNEKSRRDNCSEELAETDSKASESDSEDSENEGQTSETNFKRKGDNGDESEERKKSPRAKKLSPYGKWREVKSEETLDQDKSPSGSQEASSDAPNQTNPYGKWKAIPEKADDDEEPSEKVDLELPSTESDNVPPPVLEVPEDDTTVIFKEKTVTSLGDLSEGVPTFKKRKFENGKSRNLRQRLSDQ from the exons AT gGCCGATTACTGGAAATCTCAGCcaaaaaaattctgtgattACTGCAAGTGCTGGATAGCTGACAACAGACCT AGCATTGAGTTtcatgaaagaggaaagaatcATAAAGAAAATGTGGCAAAAAGAATTAGTGAG attaaaaagaaaagcttggaaaaagcaaaagaagaagaaaacatgtcAAAAGAATTTGCAGCAATGGAGGAAGCTGCAATGAAAGCATATCAAGAGGATTTGAAAAGGCTTGGAATCAAGCCAG atgAAGTAGGTCCCAGTTCAACACAGACTAAAACACAGAGTAACACACTGGAAAccaaagtaaagaaagaaaagaaggagaagaaggaaaagaaagaaaagaaaaaaaagtcatcccAGGACACCTCAGTGCTGccaaaaacagagaagaaggaGTGGGTGCAAGGACTTTCTCCTGAAGGCTATACGTATTACTACAACACAAAAACAGGAG aatcGCAGTGGGAGAAACCGAAAGGATTCCAAGGCAACTCTCAGAACTCACAGACG GTGGCAGAGTGGGTAGAAGGTGTCACTGAAGATGGTCATACCTACTACTATAACACACAAACAGGAG TATCCACATGGGAGAAACcagctggttttgtttcatcttCAAATGAGAAGAGTCGACGTGACAACTGTTCTGAAGAGCTTGCGGAAACAGATTCCAAAGCGTCTGAATCAGACTCAGAAGACAGTGAAAATGAAGGACAGACTTCAGAAACAAATTTCAAG agGAAAGGAGATAATGGTGATGAatcagaggaaaggaaaaaatctccCAGAGCTAAAAAGCTAAGTCCTTACGGGAAGTGGCGAGAAGTCAAGTCAGAAGAAACTCTTGATCAAGACAAGAGTCCATCAGGTTCCCAAGAAGCCTCTAGTGATGCACCCAACCAGACCAACCCATATGGGAAATGGAAAGCAATTCCAGAAAAAGCAGATGACGACGAAGAACCAAG tgaaaaagtggaCCTGGAGCTTCCTAGTACAGAGAGTGACAACGTTCCACCTCCAGTGCTGGAGGTTCCAGAAGATGATACGACAGTGATTTTTAAGGAGAAGACAGTGACCTCGCTGGGAGACCTGTCAGAAGGGGTGCCAAcctttaaaaagaggaaattcGAAAATGGGAAATCCAGAAACTTAAGACAAAGACTGAGTGATCAGTAA
- the WBP4 gene encoding WW domain-binding protein 4 isoform X2: MSKEFAAMEEAAMKAYQEDLKRLGIKPDEVGPSSTQTKTQSNTLETKVKKEKKEKKEKKEKKKKSSQDTSVLPKTEKKEWVQGLSPEGYTYYYNTKTGESQWEKPKGFQGNSQNSQTVAEWVEGVTEDGHTYYYNTQTGVSTWEKPAGFVSSSNEKSRRDNCSEELAETDSKASESDSEDSENEGQTSETNFKRKGDNGDESEERKKSPRAKKLSPYGKWREVKSEETLDQDKSPSGSQEASSDAPNQTNPYGKWKAIPEKADDDEEPSEKVDLELPSTESDNVPPPVLEVPEDDTTVIFKEKTVTSLGDLSEGVPTFKKRKFENGKSRNLRQRLSDQ, from the exons atgtcAAAAGAATTTGCAGCAATGGAGGAAGCTGCAATGAAAGCATATCAAGAGGATTTGAAAAGGCTTGGAATCAAGCCAG atgAAGTAGGTCCCAGTTCAACACAGACTAAAACACAGAGTAACACACTGGAAAccaaagtaaagaaagaaaagaaggagaagaaggaaaagaaagaaaagaaaaaaaagtcatcccAGGACACCTCAGTGCTGccaaaaacagagaagaaggaGTGGGTGCAAGGACTTTCTCCTGAAGGCTATACGTATTACTACAACACAAAAACAGGAG aatcGCAGTGGGAGAAACCGAAAGGATTCCAAGGCAACTCTCAGAACTCACAGACG GTGGCAGAGTGGGTAGAAGGTGTCACTGAAGATGGTCATACCTACTACTATAACACACAAACAGGAG TATCCACATGGGAGAAACcagctggttttgtttcatcttCAAATGAGAAGAGTCGACGTGACAACTGTTCTGAAGAGCTTGCGGAAACAGATTCCAAAGCGTCTGAATCAGACTCAGAAGACAGTGAAAATGAAGGACAGACTTCAGAAACAAATTTCAAG agGAAAGGAGATAATGGTGATGAatcagaggaaaggaaaaaatctccCAGAGCTAAAAAGCTAAGTCCTTACGGGAAGTGGCGAGAAGTCAAGTCAGAAGAAACTCTTGATCAAGACAAGAGTCCATCAGGTTCCCAAGAAGCCTCTAGTGATGCACCCAACCAGACCAACCCATATGGGAAATGGAAAGCAATTCCAGAAAAAGCAGATGACGACGAAGAACCAAG tgaaaaagtggaCCTGGAGCTTCCTAGTACAGAGAGTGACAACGTTCCACCTCCAGTGCTGGAGGTTCCAGAAGATGATACGACAGTGATTTTTAAGGAGAAGACAGTGACCTCGCTGGGAGACCTGTCAGAAGGGGTGCCAAcctttaaaaagaggaaattcGAAAATGGGAAATCCAGAAACTTAAGACAAAGACTGAGTGATCAGTAA